In Methanobacterium sp., the genomic stretch TATCATAGCTAACGGTGCGCTCTCTATGGGAATGGAAGCATCCCTTTACTTCACTTTCTGGGGGCTTCAACGGCTTCAAAAAGGAGGATTGGAAAAGGGTTCGCTGTCTAAGATGAACATGATGGGTCTTGGTAAACAGATGATTAAAAGCAGGATGGAAAAAGCCAACGTAGTATCTTTAGAAAAACTCATGAAAGATTTTAAGGAACTGGGCGGTAAGATCATAGCTTGTGAGATGACCATGGAAATTATGGGAGTTAAAAAAGAAGATCTAAGGCAGGATCTAATCGATGATTATGGTGCCGTGGGTACCTATAT encodes the following:
- a CDS encoding DsrE/DsrF/DrsH-like family protein, with the protein product MMEKATIIVHSGDMDKIYSALIIANGALSMGMEASLYFTFWGLQRLQKGGLEKGSLSKMNMMGLGKQMIKSRMEKANVVSLEKLMKDFKELGGKIIACEMTMEIMGVKKEDLRQDLIDDYGAVGTYINEARDSKITLFI